The Ignatzschineria rhizosphaerae genome contains a region encoding:
- the nuoK gene encoding NADH-quinone oxidoreductase subunit NuoK: MNLVIDDYIILSTILFGISTAGIFINRRNLIVLLMCIELMLLASSTLFVAFSQFSGDLHGQIFVFFTLAVAAAEAAIGLAILVLVFRNRGSINVDEITELRG; encoded by the coding sequence ATGAATTTAGTCATTGATGATTATATTATTCTCTCAACGATTCTTTTTGGAATCAGTACAGCGGGAATATTCATTAATCGTAGAAACTTAATTGTGCTCTTAATGTGTATTGAGCTAATGCTTTTAGCAAGTAGTACACTTTTCGTAGCGTTCTCTCAGTTCTCTGGCGATTTACACGGGCAGATCTTTGTTTTCTTTACGCTAGCTGTAGCAGCGGCGGAAGCAGCCATTGGTCTTGCAATCTTAGTGTTAGTATTTAGAAACCGCGGTAGCATCAATGTTGATGAAATCACGGAATTGAGAGGCTAG
- the hemE gene encoding uroporphyrinogen decarboxylase — protein sequence MTYKNDRFIRALLKEEVDRTPVWMMRQAGRYLPEYRRVRAQAGDFMALCRNAELACEVTLQPIDRFGFDAAILFSDILTIPDAMGLGLSFVPGKGPVFETPITDPAQVAKLPIVDVEDELGYVMNAVSTIRKALKNEVPLIGFTGSPWTLATYMIEGGGSKDFGKVRGFMYEHPQAMHLLLDKLSDVVIDYLNAQIKNGAAAVQIFDTWGGILSKEHYQEFSLRYMEKILKGLITEYDGQKIPSIVFTKNGGMWLKEQAAIGANGLGLDWMTDIAEAKALVGKKVVLQGNMDPGVLYSTPEVVRENVKKVLAGFGKVASDEGHIFNLGHGIHPGIDPENVKAMVEAIHEFSPAYH from the coding sequence ATGACTTATAAAAATGATCGTTTTATTCGTGCCCTTTTAAAAGAAGAAGTAGACAGAACCCCAGTATGGATGATGCGTCAGGCCGGGCGTTATCTACCAGAATATCGCCGAGTACGTGCGCAAGCTGGGGATTTTATGGCGCTTTGCCGTAATGCAGAATTAGCCTGTGAAGTAACGCTTCAACCCATTGATCGTTTTGGTTTTGATGCGGCGATTTTATTTTCAGATATTTTAACGATTCCAGATGCAATGGGCTTAGGGTTAAGCTTTGTACCTGGTAAAGGTCCTGTATTTGAAACGCCGATTACAGACCCCGCGCAAGTGGCAAAGCTTCCTATTGTCGATGTTGAAGATGAGCTTGGCTATGTGATGAATGCGGTATCTACAATTCGTAAAGCACTTAAAAATGAAGTGCCCTTGATTGGATTTACAGGTAGCCCATGGACATTAGCCACTTATATGATTGAAGGTGGTGGCAGTAAAGATTTTGGCAAGGTGCGTGGGTTTATGTATGAGCACCCTCAAGCGATGCATCTTTTACTAGATAAGCTTTCTGATGTTGTGATTGATTATCTTAACGCACAGATTAAAAATGGTGCTGCTGCGGTTCAAATTTTTGATACATGGGGCGGCATTCTTTCTAAAGAGCATTATCAAGAATTCTCTCTTCGTTATATGGAGAAGATCTTAAAAGGCTTAATTACAGAATATGATGGGCAAAAAATCCCTAGCATCGTATTTACCAAAAATGGTGGCATGTGGCTTAAAGAGCAAGCGGCTATCGGCGCTAATGGCTTAGGTTTAGACTGGATGACAGATATTGCTGAAGCTAAAGCGCTCGTCGGTAAGAAGGTTGTTCTGCAAGGAAATATGGATCCTGGCGTTCTTTACTCGACTCCTGAAGTCGTTCGCGAGAATGTGAAGAAAGTGCTTGCCGGCTTTGGTAAGGTGGCAAGTGATGAAGGTCATATTTTCAATTTAGGTCATGGTATTCACCCAGGGATTGATCCTGAAAATGTGAAGGCGATGGTTGAAGCAATTCATGAGTTTAGCCCTGCGTATCACTAA
- a CDS encoding NADH-quinone oxidoreductase subunit N encodes MMELNFTDLLVALPEIFLMSMIVIILLYESLNKNAKQSMLYTLSLIALFGTAVLGLFQYNYDVTEGVIASNFFWYGEIIYNPLITLIKVFMVLIVAFGLVYGYSRLNENDIANAEYYVLVLLSTLGMLVLVAAGSVLTVYVGLELMSLPMYGLVALNRRSNKGSEAAMKYFVMGAMSSGILLFGMALLYGATGSLQIIDIREVIAGGMTDSQSRLILFSAVFLIVGTVFKLGGAPFHSWVPDVYEGAPAPVAMYIGAAPKIAAFMMGVIILLGGLLEFADKWQPFVIAIAIISFVIGNLVALKQENIRRMLGYSAVSHAGFILLGLLIADTSYDALGAGLFYAITYAMTTTAAFGFLLSVKINGKEIQAIDDLKGFAKKHAWYGILMAAVMLSMGGIPFFVGFYAKFVVLRAAFEAGYLYTVIIALLMSVIGLYYYLRVIKVMFFDEEVTGKELTIEANGMSQVFFNINTILLVVLGLSPSLLLMFLN; translated from the coding sequence ATGATGGAATTAAATTTTACCGATCTGCTTGTAGCTCTTCCTGAGATCTTTTTAATGAGTATGATCGTGATTATCTTGTTATATGAGAGCTTAAATAAGAATGCAAAGCAGTCAATGCTCTATACGTTAAGTCTTATTGCGCTCTTTGGAACAGCTGTATTAGGCTTATTCCAATATAACTATGATGTCACAGAGGGTGTGATTGCGAGTAATTTCTTCTGGTATGGAGAAATTATCTATAACCCATTAATTACATTGATTAAAGTGTTCATGGTGTTGATCGTGGCATTTGGTCTTGTATATGGTTATTCACGTCTTAATGAGAATGATATCGCAAACGCTGAGTACTATGTTCTTGTACTTTTAAGTACATTAGGAATGTTAGTGCTTGTTGCGGCGGGTAGTGTTTTAACGGTTTATGTTGGTTTAGAATTAATGTCTTTACCAATGTATGGTTTAGTTGCACTTAACCGTCGTAGTAATAAAGGCTCAGAAGCTGCAATGAAGTATTTTGTGATGGGAGCGATGTCTTCAGGAATCCTTCTTTTTGGTATGGCACTGCTTTATGGTGCAACCGGATCATTACAAATTATCGATATCAGAGAAGTGATTGCAGGTGGTATGACTGATAGCCAATCTCGTTTAATCCTTTTCTCAGCAGTTTTCTTAATTGTGGGAACCGTGTTTAAATTAGGTGGTGCGCCATTCCATAGCTGGGTACCTGATGTATACGAAGGTGCTCCGGCGCCTGTTGCAATGTATATCGGGGCAGCGCCAAAAATTGCAGCCTTTATGATGGGGGTAATTATTCTTTTAGGCGGTCTTCTTGAGTTTGCGGATAAATGGCAGCCATTTGTGATTGCGATTGCGATAATCTCATTTGTGATTGGTAACTTAGTAGCGCTTAAACAAGAGAATATCCGCCGTATGCTCGGTTATTCAGCGGTATCTCATGCAGGTTTCATTTTGCTAGGTCTACTCATTGCGGATACAAGTTATGATGCATTAGGTGCGGGTCTTTTCTATGCAATTACTTATGCCATGACAACAACTGCAGCTTTCGGTTTCTTACTATCAGTAAAAATTAATGGTAAAGAGATTCAAGCAATTGATGATTTGAAAGGCTTTGCTAAAAAGCATGCTTGGTACGGTATTTTGATGGCAGCAGTAATGTTGTCGATGGGCGGTATTCCTTTCTTCGTAGGCTTCTATGCAAAATTCGTTGTGCTTAGAGCCGCATTTGAGGCAGGATATCTCTATACCGTTATTATCGCGCTTCTCATGTCAGTGATTGGTCTTTACTACTACTTACGTGTTATCAAAGTAATGTTCTTTGATGAAGAAGTTACGGGTAAAGAGTTAACAATCGAAGCAAATGGCATGAGCCAAGTATTCTTTAATATCAATACAATTTTATTAGTGGTATTAGGTCTTTCACCATCACTTTTATTAATGTTTTTGAATTAA
- the nuoL gene encoding NADH-quinone oxidoreductase subunit L, producing MEFKYIYLLIVLLPLFGSAISGLFCRVINEKVAHTVTITFVAIAAVLSGYVLIEHMNGNAPIFDENLYTWMNTGALSVGVGFMVDNLTAMMMVVITSVSTMVHVYSIGYMKGDPGYNRFFSYISLFTFSMLMLVMSNNFMQLFFGWEAVGLVSYLLIGFWFKKPTATYANMKAFLVNRVGDFGFLIGIACVAYMTSSLTYTEAFERLGDAPATISFLGTQWNIMTFAAVFLFIGAMGKSAQVPLHVWLPDSMEGPTPISALIHAATMVTAGIFMVARMSPIYELSPAALSMVIILGATTALFMGVLGLFQNDIKRVIAYSTISQLGYMTVALGASTYSLAAFHLTTHAFFKALLFLGAGSVIIGMSHVQDMRYMGGLRKKMPITWITTLIGSLALVGMPFFSGYYSKEGIIMALGNSTVVGTGYATLALEIGVFLTALYTFRMYFLVFHGKARYTVDESLGHDHHSEDESVLPEEPKESPWVVTLPLILLAIPSVILGWYMAPMMIENTFLADSVFINDVVNPATQMMKNSFHGSLEMTKEALTAPAFYLTLAGIAVAWYSFLIQPKVATKGREILEKTGLYKVFENKYYLDDFNQKFIANGAVGLGRFFWTKIDDAIIDRGIVFGSARVASCVGASIRRIQTGYIYHAAFIMVVGLLALMTWVVFFN from the coding sequence ATGGAATTTAAATATATTTATCTTTTAATTGTCTTATTGCCCCTCTTTGGATCAGCAATCTCAGGCCTATTTTGCCGAGTGATTAATGAAAAAGTGGCGCATACCGTTACAATTACGTTTGTAGCGATTGCGGCAGTTCTTTCAGGCTATGTATTAATCGAGCATATGAACGGTAATGCACCGATCTTTGACGAGAACCTCTATACGTGGATGAATACAGGCGCACTTAGTGTTGGTGTGGGATTCATGGTCGATAATTTAACGGCAATGATGATGGTGGTGATTACATCGGTTTCAACGATGGTTCACGTTTATTCAATTGGTTATATGAAAGGGGATCCTGGGTATAACAGATTCTTTAGTTATATCTCGCTCTTTACCTTCTCGATGTTGATGCTTGTGATGTCTAATAACTTCATGCAGCTCTTCTTCGGTTGGGAAGCGGTAGGTCTTGTGTCATATCTCTTAATTGGTTTCTGGTTTAAAAAGCCAACTGCAACTTATGCAAACATGAAAGCATTCTTAGTGAACCGTGTGGGTGACTTTGGATTCTTAATTGGTATTGCATGTGTGGCTTACATGACGAGCTCATTAACCTATACAGAAGCCTTTGAAAGATTAGGGGATGCGCCGGCAACGATTTCGTTCTTAGGAACGCAGTGGAATATCATGACCTTTGCGGCTGTATTCCTCTTTATCGGAGCAATGGGTAAATCAGCACAGGTTCCACTTCATGTCTGGTTACCAGATTCGATGGAAGGTCCAACGCCAATCTCAGCATTGATTCACGCGGCAACGATGGTTACTGCCGGGATCTTCATGGTTGCGCGTATGTCGCCTATTTATGAATTATCACCAGCGGCATTGTCAATGGTAATAATTCTGGGAGCGACAACAGCGCTCTTTATGGGAGTATTGGGCCTTTTCCAAAACGATATCAAACGTGTTATTGCTTACTCAACAATCTCGCAATTAGGGTATATGACTGTGGCACTAGGTGCTTCAACATACTCCTTAGCGGCGTTCCACTTAACAACTCATGCATTCTTTAAAGCACTTTTATTCTTAGGTGCAGGTTCTGTGATTATCGGAATGAGTCACGTACAAGATATGCGTTATATGGGTGGGCTTCGTAAGAAGATGCCAATTACTTGGATCACAACGTTAATTGGTTCACTTGCACTTGTGGGAATGCCATTCTTCTCGGGTTACTACTCGAAAGAGGGAATCATCATGGCGCTGGGTAACAGTACGGTTGTTGGTACAGGTTATGCCACATTAGCGCTTGAGATTGGGGTATTCTTAACGGCACTTTATACCTTTAGAATGTACTTCTTAGTATTCCATGGTAAGGCGCGTTATACCGTTGATGAGTCTTTAGGACATGATCATCACAGTGAAGATGAAAGCGTTCTTCCAGAAGAGCCAAAAGAATCTCCTTGGGTTGTGACACTACCACTTATTCTCCTTGCGATTCCTTCGGTAATCCTTGGTTGGTATATGGCACCAATGATGATTGAAAATACGTTCTTAGCGGATTCTGTCTTTATCAATGATGTTGTCAATCCTGCAACGCAAATGATGAAAAACAGCTTCCATGGCTCGTTAGAGATGACGAAAGAAGCCTTAACAGCACCGGCATTCTACTTAACATTAGCGGGAATTGCGGTGGCTTGGTATAGCTTCTTGATTCAACCAAAAGTGGCAACAAAAGGCCGCGAAATCCTTGAGAAAACTGGACTCTATAAGGTGTTTGAAAACAAATACTACCTAGATGATTTTAATCAGAAATTTATCGCAAATGGAGCTGTGGGCCTTGGCCGCTTCTTCTGGACGAAAATTGATGATGCAATCATCGATCGAGGCATCGTATTTGGATCAGCGCGTGTGGCATCTTGCGTAGGTGCGAGCATCCGCCGTATTCAAACGGGGTACATCTACCACGCAGCATTTATCATGGTAGTTGGTCTATTAGCACTTATGACATGGGTCGTATTTTTTAACTAG
- the mog gene encoding molybdopterin adenylyltransferase, which produces MRDIMQTITIGVVSVSDRASQGIYEDEGIPHLKAWLTSAIQNPIIFHERLIADEQAEIEATLTALVDHEACDLILTTGGTGPTKRDVTPDATLAIADKEMPGFGEQMRQVSLYFVPTAILSRQVAVIRNETLIVNLPGRPRAIEETLAGVKDSEGKVVVNGIFSAIPYCLDLIGAAYIEVNESIATAFRPKKK; this is translated from the coding sequence ATGAGGGATATTATGCAAACGATTACGATTGGAGTGGTGTCTGTTTCAGATAGGGCGAGTCAGGGGATTTATGAAGATGAAGGAATTCCACATCTAAAGGCATGGCTCACTTCGGCGATTCAAAATCCAATAATCTTTCATGAACGTCTGATTGCAGATGAGCAGGCAGAGATTGAAGCGACATTGACGGCATTAGTCGATCATGAAGCGTGTGATCTGATTTTAACCACAGGCGGAACAGGGCCAACGAAACGAGATGTTACGCCGGATGCGACGTTAGCAATCGCAGATAAGGAGATGCCGGGATTTGGTGAACAGATGCGTCAAGTAAGTCTCTATTTTGTTCCTACTGCAATTTTATCAAGACAAGTAGCGGTTATTCGTAATGAGACATTGATCGTCAATTTGCCAGGTCGCCCGCGTGCGATTGAGGAGACATTAGCAGGTGTTAAAGATTCTGAAGGCAAGGTGGTTGTAAACGGTATTTTTTCAGCTATTCCTTATTGCTTAGATCTTATTGGCGCTGCGTATATTGAAGTTAATGAATCTATCGCAACCGCATTTAGACCAAAGAAAAAGTAG
- a CDS encoding NADH-quinone oxidoreductase subunit J produces MLFKILFYIFALITIYSAIRVVSAKNTMTSVLHLVLIFVMVSCCWLLLQAEFLALSLIIIYCGAVMVFFLFAVMMLDVPHDMLKEGFVKFLPLAFLVGVVFIAEILIVILGGDSFIANKFALEGGVETIRAGSELTNAQELGVLLYTEYIYAFEATALILLVAMIAAIALTRRIGPLRRKDVPVGWQIKADPTKRVRMVKMDSAVLAPAPVKETSEDAETAEEEK; encoded by the coding sequence ATGTTATTTAAGATATTGTTTTACATCTTTGCGCTCATCACGATCTATTCAGCGATTCGTGTCGTTAGTGCAAAAAATACGATGACATCAGTGCTGCATCTAGTTCTGATCTTTGTCATGGTGAGCTGCTGCTGGTTGTTATTGCAAGCAGAGTTCCTCGCACTTTCGTTGATTATTATCTACTGCGGTGCCGTAATGGTCTTCTTCTTGTTTGCCGTGATGATGCTTGATGTTCCTCACGATATGCTCAAAGAAGGATTCGTGAAGTTTTTACCACTAGCATTTTTAGTGGGCGTTGTTTTTATTGCTGAGATCTTAATTGTGATTTTAGGCGGTGATAGTTTTATCGCGAATAAATTTGCACTAGAAGGCGGCGTTGAAACAATTCGCGCAGGTAGTGAGTTAACGAATGCGCAAGAACTTGGCGTGCTTCTTTACACTGAGTATATTTATGCATTTGAAGCAACAGCACTCATTTTATTAGTTGCCATGATTGCCGCAATTGCTTTAACGCGTCGTATTGGACCTCTTCGTCGTAAAGACGTTCCGGTGGGTTGGCAGATTAAAGCTGATCCGACAAAACGTGTGCGTATGGTGAAGATGGATTCTGCGGTATTAGCACCAGCTCCTGTAAAGGAAACGAGTGAAGATGCCGAGACAGCAGAGGAGGAGAAGTAG
- the tsf gene encoding translation elongation factor Ts has protein sequence MATITAAMVKELRERTGSGMMECKKALSETNGDIEAAIELMRKSGQAKADKKADRAAAEGVLLIRNDDKFGVIVEVNCETDFVTKNQDFIDFSNKVADLAFEKKATNIDDMADITIDGATLEEVRKNLIVKIGENITVRRVAGVHANGTIGAYAHGIRIAALVDVEGGNADLPRDIAMHIAASNPVCVDATGVPADLLQKERDIFTAQAQESGRPADIQEKMIEGRIRKYLEEVTLVGQAFVKDPDMTIEKLLKSESAKVNSFVRLELGEGVEIVESDFAAEVMEQLK, from the coding sequence ATGGCGACAATTACAGCAGCTATGGTAAAAGAACTCCGTGAACGTACTGGTTCAGGGATGATGGAATGTAAGAAAGCACTTAGCGAAACTAACGGCGACATCGAAGCAGCAATCGAACTCATGCGTAAAAGTGGTCAAGCGAAAGCTGACAAAAAAGCAGATCGTGCAGCAGCAGAAGGCGTTCTCTTAATTCGTAACGATGACAAATTTGGGGTAATCGTAGAAGTAAACTGTGAAACAGACTTCGTTACTAAAAACCAAGACTTCATCGACTTCTCAAACAAAGTTGCAGATCTTGCATTTGAGAAAAAAGCAACAAACATTGATGATATGGCTGACATCACAATTGATGGCGCAACTCTTGAAGAAGTGCGTAAAAACCTTATCGTTAAAATTGGTGAGAACATCACTGTTCGCCGTGTAGCTGGCGTTCATGCAAATGGCACAATCGGTGCTTATGCTCATGGTATCCGTATTGCTGCTCTCGTAGATGTTGAAGGCGGAAATGCTGATCTTCCACGTGACATCGCAATGCACATTGCGGCATCAAACCCTGTATGTGTAGACGCAACAGGTGTTCCTGCTGATCTTTTACAAAAAGAGCGCGATATCTTCACAGCACAAGCACAAGAATCAGGCCGCCCTGCTGATATCCAAGAAAAAATGATCGAAGGCCGTATTCGTAAATATCTCGAAGAAGTAACACTCGTAGGTCAAGCATTCGTTAAAGATCCTGACATGACAATTGAAAAACTTCTTAAATCTGAATCAGCAAAAGTGAACAGCTTTGTTCGTTTAGAGCTTGGTGAAGGTGTTGAGATTGTTGAATCAGACTTCGCAGCAGAAGTTATGGAACAATTAAAATAA
- a CDS encoding NADH-quinone oxidoreductase subunit M → MADTMQISWLSLVIWLPIIGGLIVLAVGNEPTRVRWMSLAFAILSFIISLPLILGFSPDASGMQFVEQIVWSSELGISYHLGIDGFSMPFIVLTTFVTILVVIAGWEIIKDRPHQYFAAFLILEGLMNGIFASVDGILFYVFFEAMLIPMFLIIGVWGGPGRITAALKFFLYTFLGSIFLLVALIYLYFQAGDFNILGFQNLELAESTQKWLFFAFLAGFAVKVPMFPVHTWLPSAHVEAPTGGSVILAAITLKIGGYGFVRFILPIAPLGASAYSWLIVALSVIAILYIALVALVQRDMKKMIAYSSISHMGFVTLAFILPVAMLGGGSLDPEAMQMALQGGMMQMISHGLISSGMFLCIGVLYDRIHSREIADYGGVINSMPIFGAFFIFFAMANSGLPGTSGFIGEFWTILASFHYSVYIAILVALSLILSAAYNLWLTKRVILGDIVHDHVKQMKDINGREWFLLGSLAVLVILLGVWPDPIANLMQSTIDGLITHLTGQF, encoded by the coding sequence ATGGCAGATACAATGCAAATCTCTTGGTTAAGTTTAGTCATTTGGCTTCCGATTATCGGAGGACTCATCGTTCTCGCTGTTGGCAACGAGCCAACGCGAGTCCGTTGGATGTCGCTCGCCTTTGCTATTCTTAGCTTTATTATTTCGTTACCGCTTATTCTTGGCTTTAGCCCTGATGCAAGCGGTATGCAATTTGTGGAACAGATTGTTTGGAGCAGTGAGCTTGGAATCAGTTATCACTTAGGTATTGATGGATTCTCCATGCCGTTTATTGTCCTGACAACTTTCGTTACAATCTTGGTTGTAATCGCAGGTTGGGAGATTATTAAGGATCGTCCGCATCAATATTTTGCGGCATTCTTAATTCTTGAAGGATTGATGAATGGTATTTTTGCTTCAGTCGATGGAATTCTTTTCTATGTCTTCTTCGAAGCGATGCTCATTCCAATGTTCTTAATTATCGGTGTTTGGGGAGGCCCTGGTCGTATTACTGCGGCACTGAAGTTCTTCCTTTACACGTTCTTAGGATCAATCTTTTTACTGGTTGCGCTTATTTATCTCTATTTCCAAGCGGGTGACTTCAACATCTTAGGATTCCAAAATCTTGAGCTTGCAGAAAGCACGCAGAAATGGCTCTTCTTCGCATTCCTTGCTGGATTTGCGGTGAAAGTGCCGATGTTTCCTGTACATACTTGGTTACCTTCAGCGCACGTTGAGGCGCCAACAGGCGGTTCTGTGATCTTAGCAGCGATTACGCTGAAGATTGGTGGATATGGATTTGTTCGCTTTATTCTTCCAATTGCACCATTAGGGGCATCTGCTTATTCTTGGTTAATCGTAGCGTTAAGTGTGATTGCAATTTTATATATTGCACTTGTAGCACTTGTTCAACGTGATATGAAGAAAATGATCGCATACTCATCAATCTCACATATGGGATTTGTGACGCTTGCATTTATCCTTCCTGTAGCAATGCTTGGCGGCGGATCCCTTGATCCTGAAGCGATGCAAATGGCGCTTCAAGGGGGGATGATGCAGATGATCTCTCACGGGCTTATCTCATCAGGAATGTTCCTCTGTATTGGGGTGCTTTATGATCGTATTCATTCACGTGAAATCGCAGATTATGGTGGTGTGATTAACTCAATGCCAATCTTTGGTGCATTCTTTATCTTCTTTGCAATGGCAAACTCAGGATTACCAGGAACTTCAGGGTTCATTGGGGAATTCTGGACGATCCTTGCAAGCTTCCATTATTCTGTTTATATCGCGATTTTAGTAGCGTTATCACTGATCTTAAGTGCGGCTTACAACCTCTGGTTAACAAAGCGTGTGATCTTAGGGGATATCGTTCATGATCACGTGAAACAGATGAAAGATATCAATGGGCGTGAGTGGTTCTTATTAGGTTCATTAGCTGTTCTTGTCATCCTCTTAGGGGTATGGCCAGATCCGATTGCAAACTTAATGCAATCGACAATTGATGGACTGATTACTCACTTAACAGGACAATTCTAA
- the nuoI gene encoding NADH-quinone oxidoreductase subunit NuoI, producing the protein MFRYLKSVYETFTLKELRKGLGITFRYFFRPKFTVEYPFEKTPQSNRFRGLHALRRYPNGEERCIGCKLCEAVCPALAITIDTEERGDGTRRTTRYDIDLFKCIFCGLCEQACPVDSIVLTRVFEYHMEEKGDNIITKESLLALGDKYEVQIAEDRALDSKLY; encoded by the coding sequence GTTACGTAAAGGTTTAGGAATTACCTTTCGTTATTTCTTTAGACCCAAGTTTACCGTCGAGTATCCGTTTGAAAAAACACCACAGTCCAATCGTTTCCGTGGACTTCATGCCCTTCGCCGTTATCCAAATGGGGAAGAGCGTTGTATCGGTTGTAAGCTTTGTGAAGCAGTCTGCCCAGCATTAGCGATTACCATTGATACAGAAGAGCGCGGTGATGGGACTCGTCGTACCACTCGTTACGATATTGACCTCTTTAAATGTATCTTCTGTGGATTATGCGAACAAGCATGTCCTGTTGATTCAATCGTGTTAACGCGCGTATTTGAGTATCACATGGAAGAGAAGGGCGATAATATCATCACTAAAGAGAGCTTGCTTGCACTAGGCGATAAGTACGAAGTACAAATCGCTGAAGATCGCGCGCTTGACTCAAAGCTATACTAG
- a CDS encoding NUDIX domain-containing protein: MNSNPPEILSCGAVIVRWDRGEFRYLLLKAYNFWDFPKGQIEKGETPLDTTLREVEEETTIRDLIFPWGLDYFETAPYFRGKKVARYYIAETKRRGIRLPINPELGRPEHSEWAWVTRTEALRRVTPRVQEVIFWSDTYLAYDRRVGG; this comes from the coding sequence ATGAATAGCAATCCTCCTGAGATTTTATCTTGCGGAGCAGTGATTGTTCGTTGGGATCGAGGGGAGTTTCGTTATCTATTATTAAAGGCCTATAATTTTTGGGATTTTCCAAAAGGGCAGATTGAGAAAGGTGAAACTCCATTAGATACAACCCTTCGAGAGGTAGAAGAAGAGACAACAATCCGGGATCTTATTTTTCCATGGGGGCTTGATTATTTTGAGACGGCTCCCTATTTTCGTGGGAAGAAAGTAGCGCGTTACTATATTGCTGAAACAAAACGTCGAGGCATTCGCTTGCCAATTAATCCAGAGCTTGGAAGACCTGAGCATAGTGAGTGGGCATGGGTGACAAGAACAGAAGCATTAAGACGAGTAACGCCAAGGGTACAAGAGGTGATTTTTTGGTCAGATACGTATTTGGCTTATGATCGCCGTGTGGGTGGTTAG
- the rpsB gene encoding 30S ribosomal protein S2, which translates to MSQVSMRDMLEAGVHFGHQTRFWDPKMKPFIFGSRSKIHIINLEETLPMFNDAMNFISKVASQNGRILFVGTKRAASDIITEQAQRAGMPYVNHRWLGGMLTNFKTVRNSIRRLREIEDMQADGSIERLTKKEGILLEREVAKLEKSLGGIKEMPNIPDAIFIIDVGYESNAVAEAKKMGIPVIGVVDTNSSPENIDYVIPGNDDAIRAIQLYATAAADAVIEGRGSNAQLISQDLQEKDQFVEVAEVEAAAE; encoded by the coding sequence ATGTCACAAGTATCTATGCGCGACATGCTCGAAGCGGGCGTACATTTCGGTCACCAAACACGTTTCTGGGATCCAAAAATGAAACCTTTCATCTTTGGTTCACGTTCTAAGATTCATATCATTAACTTAGAAGAAACTCTTCCAATGTTCAATGACGCGATGAACTTTATCTCTAAAGTTGCATCACAAAATGGTCGCATCCTTTTCGTTGGTACAAAACGCGCAGCATCTGACATCATCACTGAACAAGCACAACGTGCTGGTATGCCATACGTTAACCATCGCTGGTTAGGTGGTATGCTTACTAACTTTAAAACTGTTCGTAACTCTATTCGTCGTCTTCGTGAAATCGAAGATATGCAAGCAGACGGTTCAATCGAGCGCTTGACGAAAAAAGAAGGCATTTTATTAGAGCGTGAAGTAGCTAAACTCGAAAAAAGCCTTGGCGGTATTAAAGAAATGCCTAATATTCCTGATGCAATCTTCATCATTGACGTTGGCTATGAGAGCAACGCAGTAGCAGAAGCGAAAAAAATGGGTATTCCAGTAATCGGTGTTGTTGATACAAACAGCTCACCAGAAAACATTGATTATGTTATCCCTGGTAACGATGACGCTATTCGCGCAATTCAACTTTATGCAACAGCTGCAGCTGACGCGGTTATCGAAGGCCGTGGTTCAAATGCACAACTTATTTCACAAGATCTTCAAGAAAAAGATCAATTCGTGGAAGTTGCTGAAGTAGAAGCAGCAGCTGAATAA
- a CDS encoding response regulator: MKQLDNILFVCADEAFHQKLSEIFKPEIYQLTTDVDDAFALIAAGYLPDLIVVDLVLPKLTGAETLDQLQKKLLPKAIPGIIMTNNDRLVLYSLARIPELLGVMSKKGESILLYERIKKLWDDYQTLLVDGEPMKSILNPK, translated from the coding sequence ATGAAGCAATTAGATAATATTCTGTTTGTCTGTGCGGATGAGGCATTTCATCAAAAGTTATCTGAAATATTTAAGCCTGAAATTTATCAATTAACAACAGATGTTGATGATGCATTCGCTTTAATAGCCGCAGGATATCTTCCTGATTTAATTGTTGTAGATCTTGTCTTGCCAAAGTTAACAGGGGCAGAGACGTTAGATCAACTACAAAAAAAATTACTTCCTAAAGCAATTCCCGGCATTATTATGACTAATAATGATCGCTTAGTGCTCTATTCTTTGGCAAGAATACCGGAATTGTTGGGTGTGATGAGTAAAAAAGGAGAATCTATTTTACTCTATGAGCGCATTAAGAAGTTATGGGATGATTATCAAACTTTATTGGTCGATGGCGAACCGATGAAATCGATTTTAAATCCTAAGTAG